A portion of the Halopelagius inordinatus genome contains these proteins:
- a CDS encoding PIN domain-containing protein has translation MGYEGTGGRSWDSTGEHGIGTGVADDAEEREIRRGIDRLPFVPMDADISKRTGRLLGESGGARRKRDAAIAATAEFEDEPVLTRNVDDFEQFGVSVETY, from the coding sequence ATGGGATATGAAGGTACGGGCGGTCGCTCGTGGGACTCGACGGGTGAACACGGCATCGGGACCGGTGTCGCTGACGACGCCGAAGAGCGAGAGATTCGCCGCGGTATCGACAGACTGCCGTTCGTCCCGATGGACGCCGACATATCGAAGCGGACCGGACGACTGCTCGGTGAGTCCGGAGGCGCACGACGGAAGAGAGACGCCGCAATCGCCGCGACCGCCGAATTCGAGGACGAACCCGTTCTGACGCGTAACGTCGACGACTTCGAGCAGTTCGGCGTTTCGGTCGAAACGTACTGA